Proteins from one Bacteriovorax sp. BAL6_X genomic window:
- the tilS gene encoding tRNA lysidine(34) synthetase TilS gives MNIKPKQNKSHYLLTRMMSHFKKFNLEMGLDFDLPMAVSCSGGVDSMVLAHMLIHAGAKDLRLLHIDHGTRSEIKDEISLISNFAKRYDLEFKSYKVEQLSLKTKNFESVARKKRYQLLLSGLRENELLLTGHHLDDCFEWSLMQQFKSSAKHIDLGMPYRNGNIYRPLFAFSKNHILKYAKLTNLEWLEDRSNEDTRYERNFIRHLTKSSIAKRFPSYLKHYCNRMNRLKAIKDERAEIHHFKLLKREWGILIEFDGVINEDLEQLILSQSDSLKGKTHSQFEKLRSLIKSSSIGPLTFSGGVRVFNFKNHLAVVRKGQQMSFSLKCSQIPEGIPFLSNNTSAKHSLKKCPIADRDGDLNKSFSQILLPVHYSWRKKGKVLVWL, from the coding sequence ATGAATATAAAACCTAAACAAAATAAATCACATTATCTCTTAACCAGAATGATGTCTCACTTCAAAAAATTCAACCTTGAAATGGGCCTTGATTTTGACCTTCCCATGGCCGTGTCATGTAGTGGAGGAGTCGACTCTATGGTTTTGGCCCATATGCTAATTCATGCAGGTGCAAAAGACCTAAGACTTTTACATATTGATCATGGCACAAGAAGTGAAATCAAAGACGAAATTAGTCTTATTTCAAATTTCGCTAAGAGATATGATTTAGAATTTAAGTCATATAAAGTTGAACAACTTTCTTTAAAGACAAAAAACTTTGAATCAGTTGCACGTAAAAAAAGATATCAATTATTATTATCGGGCCTTAGAGAGAATGAGCTGCTACTTACTGGCCATCATCTTGATGACTGTTTTGAGTGGTCACTTATGCAGCAGTTTAAATCGTCTGCAAAGCATATTGATTTAGGAATGCCGTATCGTAATGGCAATATCTATAGGCCATTATTTGCTTTTTCTAAAAATCATATTCTGAAATATGCCAAGCTCACTAATTTAGAGTGGCTTGAGGATCGATCAAACGAAGACACCCGTTATGAGCGCAATTTTATAAGGCATTTAACTAAAAGCTCCATTGCTAAGCGCTTTCCAAGTTATCTTAAGCACTATTGTAATCGCATGAATCGACTTAAGGCCATAAAAGACGAGAGGGCAGAGATTCATCATTTCAAGCTCTTAAAAAGAGAGTGGGGAATTCTCATTGAATTTGATGGTGTTATTAATGAGGACCTAGAGCAGCTGATATTATCACAGTCAGATTCATTGAAAGGTAAAACTCATTCACAATTTGAGAAACTTCGCTCACTTATAAAGTCATCAAGTATTGGCCCGTTAACTTTCAGTGGTGGTGTTCGCGTTTTCAATTTCAAAAACCACTTGGCCGTCGTAAGAAAGGGCCAGCAGATGAGCTTTAGTTTAAAATGTTCGCAGATTCCTGAAGGCATTCCATTCTTGTCAAATAACACAAGTGCGAAGCATTCACTTAAGAAGTGTCCTATAGCTGATAGGGATGGTGATCTAAACAAGAGCTTTTCGCAAATTCTCCTGCCAGTTCATTATTCATGGCGTAAAAAGGGTAAAGTTTTAGTTTGGCTTTAA
- a CDS encoding TetR/AcrR family transcriptional regulator, with protein sequence MTSNKSEEVHYRILNAVTKLEVAKGHLNWKIAEVAKEADVTRSLIYYYLGKEKDVILKEAVKYMISRIFNLSQENSVGIRERIKIVRKQIIQMPYLLALYMINKGAGNELSDIIVEAEAELFELLKKKYPNVDPREHLKIYLMELGVCLYRDVDDDTLDYIFSKYDSFEAK encoded by the coding sequence ATGACAAGCAATAAAAGTGAAGAAGTACATTATCGAATTTTAAACGCAGTAACAAAATTAGAAGTTGCTAAGGGACACCTGAATTGGAAAATCGCTGAGGTGGCAAAAGAGGCCGACGTAACTCGCTCCCTCATCTATTATTATTTAGGCAAGGAGAAGGACGTTATTCTTAAAGAAGCTGTGAAGTATATGATTTCTCGTATCTTTAATCTTTCTCAAGAAAACTCAGTTGGAATTCGCGAGCGTATTAAGATTGTTCGTAAACAAATTATTCAAATGCCATATCTGCTTGCTCTCTATATGATCAATAAAGGTGCCGGTAATGAGCTTTCAGATATTATCGTGGAGGCCGAGGCCGAGTTATTCGAGCTTCTAAAAAAGAAGTATCCAAATGTTGATCCTCGTGAGCATTTAAAAATTTATCTAATGGAGTTAGGGGTGTGTCTTTACCGCGATGTGGATGACGACACTCTTGATTATATCTTTTCAAAATACGATAGTTTTGAAGCAAAGTAA
- a CDS encoding YiiX/YebB-like N1pC/P60 family cysteine hydrolase produces MKNQKLTGIAGALLFSTLIASCNQKSYRMPSSLKSSNFDSLMHEMHTQVSKSVKSPAECATKTKHYYNKLFSIKSTDIDFSEFSQFQMQDFVNASFNIRLDLKEKLKDLNSSNGLDQDEKECLKGVKDTFRALRYLEDYFIESYYASRPKGKVPRKFTTLNFDGDSPIHFMVNPEYSFAGPADLKSGDIILSRGNAYSSAAIARIGDDDHQFSHLTLVYKDKKTGELFTSEAHIEVGNVAAPFQVHLDQANSRTVVFRHKDAKLAHLAAKEMHERFTNFTNKNKENIPYDFAMDYTDDSQIFCSEVIYHGYKVANSKLNGTDMDIPEFKTTFNPALLSFLQDFGLKVTKENISKFKTFGPGEIQFDSRFDLVAEWRNPDKLKDTRYKDAILSKIFEWMEKEKYEFDPSFGTKLGNDFAWLARRSVISRGIIKFVADVNLEEKFPLNLGSKQIDLFVVLDQVGEKLYDRITQAEKQAGGILSFNEMFYELEAYRKEDAAKYEKYIEDKKYNQRLQMQGGRRNGPRRRRSLTRPDFHHLFHN; encoded by the coding sequence ATGAAAAATCAGAAACTTACAGGTATCGCAGGAGCACTTCTCTTCTCGACACTAATAGCTTCCTGTAATCAAAAGTCCTATCGAATGCCTAGCTCCTTAAAGAGCTCGAATTTTGACTCCCTGATGCACGAGATGCATACTCAAGTCTCTAAAAGCGTAAAATCCCCTGCTGAATGTGCGACTAAGACTAAACATTACTACAACAAGCTCTTTTCGATAAAATCAACAGATATCGATTTTTCAGAATTTTCTCAATTTCAGATGCAGGATTTTGTGAACGCATCTTTCAATATTCGATTGGATCTCAAAGAGAAACTTAAAGATCTCAATAGCTCAAATGGTCTCGATCAAGATGAAAAAGAGTGTCTAAAAGGCGTTAAAGATACCTTTAGGGCCCTTCGATATCTTGAAGACTACTTTATCGAGTCATACTACGCATCAAGGCCAAAAGGTAAAGTTCCTCGCAAATTTACAACCCTAAACTTTGACGGTGACTCTCCTATTCATTTCATGGTTAACCCAGAATATAGCTTTGCAGGCCCGGCCGATCTCAAATCCGGAGATATTATACTTTCTCGAGGTAATGCCTATTCAAGCGCTGCTATCGCAAGAATCGGCGACGATGACCATCAATTCTCACACTTAACATTAGTTTATAAAGATAAGAAGACTGGAGAGCTTTTTACGTCAGAGGCCCATATTGAAGTCGGGAATGTGGCCGCTCCATTTCAAGTTCACCTTGACCAGGCAAACTCTCGTACCGTGGTCTTTCGTCACAAAGACGCTAAACTAGCACACCTTGCGGCCAAAGAGATGCACGAGCGATTCACAAACTTCACAAATAAAAACAAAGAAAATATCCCATATGATTTTGCCATGGATTACACAGATGACTCACAAATCTTTTGTTCGGAAGTTATCTATCATGGATACAAAGTCGCCAACTCGAAGCTAAATGGCACAGATATGGATATACCAGAGTTTAAAACAACATTTAATCCGGCCCTTCTCTCATTTCTACAAGACTTTGGGCTTAAGGTAACAAAAGAAAATATCTCAAAATTTAAAACTTTTGGACCTGGAGAGATTCAATTTGATTCTCGTTTTGATCTTGTTGCCGAATGGAGAAACCCAGATAAACTCAAAGATACACGCTATAAAGATGCGATTCTATCAAAGATCTTTGAATGGATGGAAAAAGAAAAGTATGAATTTGATCCAAGCTTTGGCACAAAATTAGGAAATGACTTTGCTTGGCTTGCTCGCCGCTCTGTTATCAGTCGAGGGATTATCAAATTTGTAGCAGATGTAAATCTTGAAGAAAAATTTCCTCTTAATTTAGGTTCAAAACAAATCGATCTTTTCGTGGTTCTAGATCAAGTTGGAGAAAAACTCTACGACAGAATCACTCAGGCAGAAAAACAGGCCGGTGGAATTCTCTCATTTAATGAAATGTTTTATGAGCTTGAGGCTTACCGGAAAGAAGACGCAGCAAAGTATGAAAAATATATTGAAGATAAGAAGTATAATCAGAGACTTCAGATGCAAGGTGGACGACGCAACGGTCCACGTAGACGTCGCTCATTAACAAGACCTGATTTTCATCACTTATTTCATAATTAA
- a CDS encoding DUF3050 domain-containing protein, with translation MKTVNIAIQNAHNELCAHPLYTNINDIEDVKILMKWHVFAVWDFMSLLKGLQREVTCVTTPWMPSKYDKECVRFINEIVLGEESDEDLNGGHIDHFTMYLNAMKEVGADTAPIENFFKDFSFEELPQEIAKFTAFNLNLVTNAHPSAVASAFFYGRENLIPDLFQPFVNVLEEKNINAPYFKHYLVRHIELDGDEHGDLAGKLLTQLCDSKEKEDQATQIALDSLKLRTQMWDYVLEEIRANRSENLEPIH, from the coding sequence ATGAAAACGGTCAATATAGCAATTCAAAACGCCCATAATGAGCTTTGTGCTCACCCACTTTATACAAATATCAATGATATTGAAGATGTAAAAATTCTGATGAAATGGCATGTCTTTGCTGTGTGGGATTTTATGTCTCTTTTAAAAGGTCTACAAAGAGAAGTTACATGTGTGACAACTCCGTGGATGCCCTCTAAGTATGATAAAGAATGCGTACGTTTTATCAATGAAATCGTTCTTGGTGAAGAAAGTGATGAGGACTTAAATGGAGGCCATATTGATCACTTCACAATGTACTTAAATGCTATGAAAGAAGTTGGTGCAGATACTGCTCCGATCGAAAATTTCTTTAAGGATTTTTCTTTTGAAGAACTTCCACAAGAGATTGCAAAATTTACGGCATTTAACCTAAACCTAGTAACAAATGCGCACCCAAGTGCTGTTGCTTCAGCATTCTTCTATGGAAGAGAGAACTTGATCCCAGATCTATTTCAACCATTTGTTAATGTTTTAGAAGAAAAAAATATTAATGCTCCTTATTTTAAACACTACCTAGTTCGCCATATTGAACTTGATGGTGACGAACACGGAGACCTTGCAGGAAAGCTTCTAACACAGCTTTGTGACTCTAAGGAAAAAGAAGATCAAGCAACTCAAATTGCACTTGATTCCCTAAAGCTTCGCACACAAATGTGGGACTACGTTCTTGAAGAGATTAGAGCAAACCGTTCAGAGAATCTAGAGCCTATCCACTAA
- a CDS encoding FAD-dependent oxidoreductase, giving the protein MKKYYDYIVVGDGIAGRAILYFLTKKYPNAKIAQVFDDEGFPACSTRTTSVVSFGLFEEGISKLGDILFHAHEFLKNFVEKEQPPGVYSCKQYYLPPNIKDDPLKFKQFEARYGTDFVNFKNQKMVAKDAYVINPRELLGFFKSDVKIIKARVTAVNKGEVQTSLGHFEATKIILATSAYTSLIFKDKNLPEGKPVKGTYFSWDIDLNEDSFVLSRGHYNLIYRAQDNLLLFGANSIEGLSHLHSPKEVYEKLEIFQDLFPEFSKLDKPNIHTGIRHKGKRRTPFCGEVREGIYALNALYKNGWSAGISLAKDLVDRL; this is encoded by the coding sequence ATGAAAAAATATTATGACTATATTGTAGTTGGTGATGGTATTGCAGGCCGCGCCATTTTATATTTTCTAACGAAGAAGTACCCAAATGCTAAGATCGCCCAAGTCTTTGATGATGAAGGCTTTCCTGCATGTTCCACTCGAACGACAAGTGTTGTTTCCTTTGGTCTATTTGAAGAAGGAATCTCAAAACTTGGTGATATTCTCTTTCACGCTCATGAATTTTTAAAAAACTTTGTTGAAAAAGAACAACCTCCAGGTGTCTATTCTTGTAAACAATATTATTTACCGCCTAATATTAAGGATGACCCTTTAAAATTCAAGCAATTTGAGGCCCGCTATGGAACTGACTTTGTTAACTTTAAGAATCAGAAGATGGTTGCTAAGGATGCATATGTTATTAATCCTCGTGAACTTTTAGGCTTTTTTAAGAGTGATGTTAAAATAATAAAAGCTAGAGTGACTGCAGTTAATAAAGGTGAAGTGCAAACAAGCCTTGGTCACTTTGAAGCTACTAAGATTATTCTTGCTACTAGCGCTTATACATCACTAATCTTCAAAGATAAGAATCTTCCTGAAGGCAAGCCAGTTAAGGGGACTTATTTTAGCTGGGATATTGACTTAAATGAAGATTCATTTGTTCTTTCTCGTGGCCACTATAATTTAATTTACCGCGCTCAAGATAATCTTCTACTTTTCGGGGCAAATTCTATAGAAGGCCTTAGTCATCTTCATTCTCCTAAAGAGGTATATGAAAAGTTAGAAATATTCCAAGACTTATTTCCTGAATTTTCAAAGCTTGATAAGCCGAATATTCACACAGGTATTCGCCATAAAGGTAAGAGGCGTACTCCTTTTTGTGGAGAGGTTAGAGAAGGTATCTACGCTCTTAATGCCCTTTATAAGAATGGTTGGAGTGCAGGTATTTCCTTGGCCAAAGATTTAGTGGATAGGCTCTAG
- a CDS encoding Tex family protein: MSETTTTAAKNPMDVIDQNAVLFCVDNTEITAKQIMAVLAMLLVEDCTVPFITRYRKDKTGGLDEEQIRLIQEKYDEYIEREKRRAFILEAITKQEMMTPEIEKKIKAATNINQLEDIYAPFKSKRKTKAQIAKEAGLEPFAILMKTSKLPMPELAKEALKFINKEKKVATFEDVLKGACDIIIEEIAHDTELKETLRNDYWAQAMIKSSPRKGYEEIKDWQKYKDYFEYEQKVADLRDPKAAHRFLAIRRAQTEKILKVEIVFDEEYANNMILSKHFADTSVTSYKALVDCASKAYKNYIHSSLDLEIKGELKKLSDESAIDVFGVNLKNLLLQPYLGSKTVLALDPGVVTGCKTVVVDNTGKFVVDTVVYPHPPRNQVRESATILNAMIEQFNVEYIAIGNGTFGRETLQFVEDNVTAVKDGKVKATMISEDGASIYSASPIAKKEFPDKDATVRGAISIGRRFQDPLAELVKIDPKSIGVGQYQHDVNQVRLKKSLDGVVESCVNFVGVDINTASAPLLSFISGIGPTVAGNIVKHRDKNGLFSDRSDILKVSRFTDKVFQQAAGFLRVYNGANPLDATFIHPENYDMLENWAQSKGFTLEQLTTDNAVANQLKSDKSLIAELGEFTVNDIYKSLTAPSQDPRTEFKTTEFRKDAREIKDIKIGERYPGIVKNITQFGAFVDIGIKENGLVHVSQMADHFVDNALDVLKVGQEVSAVVLDVDMDRKRIALSLKSDGAEEAKTYERPSGGPRQSKPRGGGKPKMPKQNDAPLKNNAFAALAGFKVK, encoded by the coding sequence ATGTCAGAGACGACAACAACAGCCGCAAAAAACCCAATGGACGTTATTGACCAAAATGCAGTCCTCTTTTGTGTAGACAACACAGAAATCACAGCAAAACAAATTATGGCCGTTCTTGCCATGTTACTTGTTGAAGACTGTACTGTCCCATTCATCACACGTTACCGTAAAGATAAAACAGGTGGTTTAGATGAAGAACAAATCCGTCTAATCCAAGAAAAATACGACGAATATATCGAGCGTGAAAAGCGCCGTGCTTTCATTCTTGAGGCCATCACTAAACAAGAGATGATGACACCTGAGATTGAAAAGAAGATTAAGGCCGCAACAAATATCAACCAACTTGAAGATATCTACGCGCCATTTAAGTCAAAGAGAAAAACAAAAGCTCAAATCGCGAAAGAAGCAGGACTTGAGCCATTTGCTATTCTTATGAAGACATCAAAACTACCAATGCCAGAGCTTGCTAAAGAAGCACTGAAATTCATCAATAAAGAAAAGAAAGTTGCAACTTTTGAAGATGTATTAAAGGGTGCATGCGATATCATCATTGAAGAAATCGCTCACGATACAGAGCTTAAGGAAACTCTTCGTAATGACTACTGGGCGCAGGCGATGATTAAATCATCTCCAAGAAAGGGTTATGAAGAAATCAAAGACTGGCAAAAATATAAAGACTACTTTGAGTACGAGCAAAAGGTTGCAGATCTTCGTGATCCAAAAGCGGCCCACAGATTCCTAGCAATCCGTCGCGCTCAAACAGAAAAGATTCTAAAAGTAGAAATCGTTTTTGATGAAGAATATGCAAATAATATGATTCTATCAAAGCACTTTGCAGACACAAGTGTGACTAGCTACAAGGCCCTTGTTGACTGTGCTTCAAAAGCATATAAGAACTATATCCACTCTTCACTTGATCTAGAGATCAAAGGAGAACTTAAGAAGCTTTCTGATGAATCAGCAATTGATGTATTTGGTGTAAACCTTAAAAACCTACTTCTTCAACCATACCTTGGTTCTAAGACAGTACTTGCACTTGACCCAGGTGTTGTTACAGGATGTAAAACGGTTGTTGTAGATAACACTGGTAAGTTTGTTGTTGATACAGTTGTTTACCCTCACCCACCTAGAAATCAGGTTCGTGAGTCGGCAACAATTCTTAATGCAATGATTGAACAATTCAATGTTGAATATATCGCAATTGGAAATGGAACTTTTGGACGTGAGACTCTTCAATTTGTTGAAGATAACGTCACAGCAGTAAAAGACGGAAAGGTTAAAGCAACAATGATCTCAGAAGATGGTGCTTCAATCTATTCAGCTTCACCTATTGCAAAGAAAGAATTCCCTGATAAAGATGCAACGGTAAGAGGAGCAATTTCAATTGGACGTCGTTTCCAAGACCCACTTGCAGAGCTTGTAAAGATTGATCCTAAATCAATTGGTGTTGGTCAATACCAACACGATGTTAACCAAGTTAGACTTAAAAAGTCACTAGACGGTGTTGTTGAGAGTTGTGTAAACTTCGTTGGTGTTGATATTAACACTGCTTCAGCTCCTCTACTTTCATTTATCTCTGGTATTGGGCCAACAGTTGCTGGAAATATTGTTAAGCACAGAGATAAGAACGGATTATTCTCAGATAGAAGCGATATCCTAAAAGTTTCACGTTTCACAGATAAGGTCTTCCAACAAGCTGCTGGTTTCCTTCGAGTCTACAATGGTGCAAACCCATTAGATGCAACATTTATTCACCCAGAAAACTACGACATGTTAGAAAACTGGGCACAATCTAAGGGATTCACTTTAGAGCAACTAACAACTGATAACGCTGTTGCAAACCAACTTAAGTCAGATAAGTCTCTAATCGCAGAGCTTGGTGAATTCACTGTAAACGACATTTATAAGTCACTAACAGCACCTTCTCAAGATCCACGTACAGAATTTAAGACAACGGAATTCAGAAAAGATGCACGTGAAATCAAAGATATCAAAATTGGTGAGCGCTACCCAGGTATCGTAAAAAATATCACTCAATTTGGTGCCTTCGTCGACATCGGAATTAAAGAGAACGGTCTTGTGCACGTTTCACAAATGGCAGACCACTTTGTTGATAATGCTCTTGATGTTCTTAAAGTAGGTCAAGAAGTTTCAGCTGTTGTTCTTGATGTTGATATGGATAGAAAGCGTATTGCACTTTCTCTTAAATCAGATGGTGCTGAAGAAGCGAAAACTTATGAGCGCCCTTCAGGTGGCCCTCGCCAGAGCAAGCCTCGCGGTGGTGGAAAGCCTAAGATGCCAAAGCAAAACGATGCACCTTTAAAGAATAATGCATTTGCGGCACTTGCTGGCTTTAAAGTTAAGTAG